Proteins encoded together in one Acanthopagrus latus isolate v.2019 chromosome 19, fAcaLat1.1, whole genome shotgun sequence window:
- the pip4k2aa gene encoding phosphatidylinositol 5-phosphate 4-kinase type-2 alpha isoform X1, whose product MASAASIAASIASKTKTKKKHFVAQKVKLFRASDPLLSVVMWGVNHSINELSHVQIPIMLMPDDFKAYSKIKVDNHLFNKENMPSHFKFKEYCPLVFRNLRERFGIDDQDFLNSLTRSAPLNSEAQGRSGARFHTSYDKRYVIKTISSEDVAEMHNILKKYHQFIVECHGNTLLPQFLGMYRLTVDGDETYMIVTRNVFSHRLSVYKKYDLKGSTVAREASDKEKQPPQPEDVPPRPKSGNVQQRLQTLRIATRFYCAMKHVRDAKELPTYKDNDFINDGQKIHIDGENKKMFLEKLRKDVEFLAQLKLMDYSLLVGIHDVERAEQEEVESEDNEAEEEGESDGGGIGTPPDSPSNTLDSNKPLSPGEFDPTIDVYAIKSNETAPRKEVYFMAVIDILQHYDAKKKAAHAAKTVKHGAGAEISTVNPEQYSKRFYDFITTILS is encoded by the exons ATGGCTTCGGCGGCCAGCATCGCTGCATCTATTGCGAGCAAAACGAAGACCAAGAAAAAGCACTTCGTTGCCCAGAAAGTGAAGCTCTTCCGCGCAAGCGACCCTCTGCTCAGCGTGGTTATGTGGGGAGTCAACCATTCG ATAAATGAGTTAAGCCATGTTCAGATTCCCATCATGCTCATGCCAGATGACTTCAAGGCCTATTCGAAGATCAAAGTGGACAACCACCTCTTCAACAA GGAGAACATGCCCAGCCATTTCAAGTTCAAGGAGTACTGCCCTCTGGTGTTTCGAAACCTCAGAGAGAGGTTTGGCATTGATGATCAGGACTTCTTG AACTCTCTGACACGCAGTGCTCCCCTGAACAGTGAGGCCCAGGGACGGAGCGGAGCCCGCTTCCATACCTCTTATGACAAGCGCTACGTTATCAAGACCATCAGCAGTGAGGATGTTGCTGAGATGCATAACATTCTAAAGAAATACCACCAG TTCATCGTGGAGTGCCATGGCAACACGCTGCTGCCTCAATTTCTGGGGATGTACAGGCTCACTGTGGATGGAGATGAGACCTACATGATTGTTACACGCAATGTCTTCTCTCACCGGCTTTCCGTCTACAAAAAATATGATCTCAAG gGTTCCACTGTTGCAAGAGAGGCCAGCGACAAGGAGAAG CAGCCGCCCCAACCAGAGGATGTGCCCCCGCGGCCCAAATCTGGTAACGTTCAGCAAAGGCTGCAAACACTGCGGATTGCCACGCGCTTTTACTGCGCCATGAAACACGTAAGAGAT GCCAAGGAGCTGCCCACCTACAAGGACAATGACTTCATCAATGATGGGCAGAAGATCCACATTGACGGGGAGAACAAGAAAATGTTCCTGGAGAAGCTCAGGAAAGATGTGGAG TTCCTGGCCCAGCTGAAGCTCATGGACTACAGTCTGCTGGTGGGGATCCACGATGTTGAGcgagcagagcaggaggaggtggagagcgAGGACAatgaggctgaggaggagggcgagaGCGATGGAGGGGGCATCGGAACACCCCCTGACAGTCCCAGCAATACCCTGGACAGCAACAAGCCTCTGTCACCTGGGGAGTTTGATCCCACCATTGACGTCTACGCCATCAAAAGCAATGAAA cTGCTCCCAGGAAGGAGGTGTACTTCATGGCTGTCATAGATATCCTTCAGCATTATGACGCCAAGAAGAAAGCTGCCCACGCCGCCAAGACTGTCAAGCATGGG GCCGGAGCAGAGATCTCCACGGTGAACCCAGAGCAGTACTCCAAGAGGTTTTACGATTTCATCACCACTATCCTGTCATAG
- the pip4k2aa gene encoding phosphatidylinositol 5-phosphate 4-kinase type-2 alpha isoform X2, translated as MASAASIAASIASKTKTKKKHFVAQKVKLFRASDPLLSVVMWGVNHSINELSHVQIPIMLMPDDFKAYSKIKVDNHLFNKENMPSHFKFKEYCPLVFRNLRERFGIDDQDFLNSLTRSAPLNSEAQGRSGARFHTSYDKRYVIKTISSEDVAEMHNILKKYHQFIVECHGNTLLPQFLGMYRLTVDGDETYMIVTRNVFSHRLSVYKKYDLKGSTVAREASDKEKAKELPTYKDNDFINDGQKIHIDGENKKMFLEKLRKDVEFLAQLKLMDYSLLVGIHDVERAEQEEVESEDNEAEEEGESDGGGIGTPPDSPSNTLDSNKPLSPGEFDPTIDVYAIKSNETAPRKEVYFMAVIDILQHYDAKKKAAHAAKTVKHGAGAEISTVNPEQYSKRFYDFITTILS; from the exons ATGGCTTCGGCGGCCAGCATCGCTGCATCTATTGCGAGCAAAACGAAGACCAAGAAAAAGCACTTCGTTGCCCAGAAAGTGAAGCTCTTCCGCGCAAGCGACCCTCTGCTCAGCGTGGTTATGTGGGGAGTCAACCATTCG ATAAATGAGTTAAGCCATGTTCAGATTCCCATCATGCTCATGCCAGATGACTTCAAGGCCTATTCGAAGATCAAAGTGGACAACCACCTCTTCAACAA GGAGAACATGCCCAGCCATTTCAAGTTCAAGGAGTACTGCCCTCTGGTGTTTCGAAACCTCAGAGAGAGGTTTGGCATTGATGATCAGGACTTCTTG AACTCTCTGACACGCAGTGCTCCCCTGAACAGTGAGGCCCAGGGACGGAGCGGAGCCCGCTTCCATACCTCTTATGACAAGCGCTACGTTATCAAGACCATCAGCAGTGAGGATGTTGCTGAGATGCATAACATTCTAAAGAAATACCACCAG TTCATCGTGGAGTGCCATGGCAACACGCTGCTGCCTCAATTTCTGGGGATGTACAGGCTCACTGTGGATGGAGATGAGACCTACATGATTGTTACACGCAATGTCTTCTCTCACCGGCTTTCCGTCTACAAAAAATATGATCTCAAG gGTTCCACTGTTGCAAGAGAGGCCAGCGACAAGGAGAAG GCCAAGGAGCTGCCCACCTACAAGGACAATGACTTCATCAATGATGGGCAGAAGATCCACATTGACGGGGAGAACAAGAAAATGTTCCTGGAGAAGCTCAGGAAAGATGTGGAG TTCCTGGCCCAGCTGAAGCTCATGGACTACAGTCTGCTGGTGGGGATCCACGATGTTGAGcgagcagagcaggaggaggtggagagcgAGGACAatgaggctgaggaggagggcgagaGCGATGGAGGGGGCATCGGAACACCCCCTGACAGTCCCAGCAATACCCTGGACAGCAACAAGCCTCTGTCACCTGGGGAGTTTGATCCCACCATTGACGTCTACGCCATCAAAAGCAATGAAA cTGCTCCCAGGAAGGAGGTGTACTTCATGGCTGTCATAGATATCCTTCAGCATTATGACGCCAAGAAGAAAGCTGCCCACGCCGCCAAGACTGTCAAGCATGGG GCCGGAGCAGAGATCTCCACGGTGAACCCAGAGCAGTACTCCAAGAGGTTTTACGATTTCATCACCACTATCCTGTCATAG
- the pip4k2aa gene encoding phosphatidylinositol 5-phosphate 4-kinase type-2 alpha isoform X3: MLMPDDFKAYSKIKVDNHLFNKENMPSHFKFKEYCPLVFRNLRERFGIDDQDFLNSLTRSAPLNSEAQGRSGARFHTSYDKRYVIKTISSEDVAEMHNILKKYHQFIVECHGNTLLPQFLGMYRLTVDGDETYMIVTRNVFSHRLSVYKKYDLKGSTVAREASDKEKQPPQPEDVPPRPKSGNVQQRLQTLRIATRFYCAMKHVRDAKELPTYKDNDFINDGQKIHIDGENKKMFLEKLRKDVEFLAQLKLMDYSLLVGIHDVERAEQEEVESEDNEAEEEGESDGGGIGTPPDSPSNTLDSNKPLSPGEFDPTIDVYAIKSNETAPRKEVYFMAVIDILQHYDAKKKAAHAAKTVKHGAGAEISTVNPEQYSKRFYDFITTILS, encoded by the exons ATGCTCATGCCAGATGACTTCAAGGCCTATTCGAAGATCAAAGTGGACAACCACCTCTTCAACAA GGAGAACATGCCCAGCCATTTCAAGTTCAAGGAGTACTGCCCTCTGGTGTTTCGAAACCTCAGAGAGAGGTTTGGCATTGATGATCAGGACTTCTTG AACTCTCTGACACGCAGTGCTCCCCTGAACAGTGAGGCCCAGGGACGGAGCGGAGCCCGCTTCCATACCTCTTATGACAAGCGCTACGTTATCAAGACCATCAGCAGTGAGGATGTTGCTGAGATGCATAACATTCTAAAGAAATACCACCAG TTCATCGTGGAGTGCCATGGCAACACGCTGCTGCCTCAATTTCTGGGGATGTACAGGCTCACTGTGGATGGAGATGAGACCTACATGATTGTTACACGCAATGTCTTCTCTCACCGGCTTTCCGTCTACAAAAAATATGATCTCAAG gGTTCCACTGTTGCAAGAGAGGCCAGCGACAAGGAGAAG CAGCCGCCCCAACCAGAGGATGTGCCCCCGCGGCCCAAATCTGGTAACGTTCAGCAAAGGCTGCAAACACTGCGGATTGCCACGCGCTTTTACTGCGCCATGAAACACGTAAGAGAT GCCAAGGAGCTGCCCACCTACAAGGACAATGACTTCATCAATGATGGGCAGAAGATCCACATTGACGGGGAGAACAAGAAAATGTTCCTGGAGAAGCTCAGGAAAGATGTGGAG TTCCTGGCCCAGCTGAAGCTCATGGACTACAGTCTGCTGGTGGGGATCCACGATGTTGAGcgagcagagcaggaggaggtggagagcgAGGACAatgaggctgaggaggagggcgagaGCGATGGAGGGGGCATCGGAACACCCCCTGACAGTCCCAGCAATACCCTGGACAGCAACAAGCCTCTGTCACCTGGGGAGTTTGATCCCACCATTGACGTCTACGCCATCAAAAGCAATGAAA cTGCTCCCAGGAAGGAGGTGTACTTCATGGCTGTCATAGATATCCTTCAGCATTATGACGCCAAGAAGAAAGCTGCCCACGCCGCCAAGACTGTCAAGCATGGG GCCGGAGCAGAGATCTCCACGGTGAACCCAGAGCAGTACTCCAAGAGGTTTTACGATTTCATCACCACTATCCTGTCATAG